A genomic window from Cloacibacillus evryensis DSM 19522 includes:
- a CDS encoding sensor histidine kinase produces the protein MTIKKRLFLSNLCMILAPVFISVLVGVACISGIWYVVEHGTGLGFEESEDFFEAAAAISETVEKALRAKPGERADKLRELSGFLERSEMTLSVLLDGKSYFTYGSRSAHDAAFVSAAEALQGEGMLSRDGRNLYAHRMAAKEGLWQIYVFHSNSEFSYSTLKAAVVFAAIVLLFAIFLSVLLTNRFLTKFMLQKIADPLDILADGVCQIRDGNLDHRIVYNERDEFAPVCDAFNEMAGRLKASVDETQRQEESRRELMAGISHDLRSPLTSIQAYVEGLLDGVAQTPQARHKYLLTIKAKAEDIQRMVSQIFLFSKMDLEEYPVHPRPLRLDEEIETLLRETGGEYEARGLRIDSSLSRAEIFADPTELRRVLTNVLDNAAKYKTAAQGRMTVELRPEGEGFLLTMTDDGPGVPEEALPKLFELFYRSDPARRDPRQGSGLGLAIAAKAISRMGGVISAENAAGGGLAILIWLPGKGDAHE, from the coding sequence GTGACGATCAAAAAACGGCTTTTTCTCTCCAATTTGTGCATGATCCTCGCACCGGTCTTCATTTCGGTGCTTGTCGGCGTCGCCTGCATCTCCGGCATCTGGTATGTGGTGGAGCACGGGACCGGCCTGGGCTTCGAGGAGAGCGAGGACTTTTTCGAGGCCGCGGCGGCGATCTCGGAGACGGTGGAAAAGGCTCTGCGGGCAAAGCCCGGGGAACGGGCGGATAAGCTCAGGGAGCTGAGCGGGTTCCTAGAACGCAGCGAAATGACGCTCTCCGTCCTGTTGGACGGAAAATCCTATTTTACTTACGGCAGCCGGTCCGCGCATGACGCGGCGTTCGTCTCCGCGGCCGAAGCGCTGCAGGGCGAAGGCATGCTCTCCCGCGACGGCAGAAACCTCTATGCTCACAGGATGGCCGCCAAAGAGGGGCTGTGGCAGATATACGTCTTTCACAGCAACAGCGAGTTCTCCTATTCCACTCTCAAGGCCGCCGTCGTCTTTGCCGCGATAGTGCTGCTCTTTGCCATATTTTTGTCCGTCTTGCTGACGAACCGTTTCCTGACTAAATTCATGCTGCAAAAGATCGCCGACCCGCTCGATATCCTGGCGGACGGAGTCTGCCAGATCCGCGACGGCAACCTGGACCACCGGATCGTCTACAACGAACGGGACGAATTCGCGCCGGTCTGCGACGCCTTCAATGAGATGGCGGGACGCCTGAAGGCCTCGGTGGACGAGACTCAACGGCAGGAGGAGAGCCGCCGTGAGCTGATGGCCGGCATCTCGCACGACCTGCGCTCCCCGCTGACCTCGATACAGGCCTATGTCGAGGGGCTGTTGGACGGCGTCGCGCAGACGCCGCAGGCGCGCCATAAATACCTGCTGACGATCAAGGCGAAGGCGGAGGACATCCAGCGAATGGTCTCGCAGATATTCCTCTTTTCCAAAATGGATCTGGAGGAATACCCGGTGCATCCGAGGCCGCTTCGTCTCGATGAGGAGATCGAAACGCTTTTGCGCGAGACCGGCGGCGAGTATGAGGCGAGGGGGCTGCGCATAGATTCAAGTCTCAGCCGCGCGGAGATATTCGCCGATCCCACTGAGCTGCGCCGCGTTTTGACGAACGTGCTGGACAACGCCGCGAAATATAAGACCGCCGCGCAGGGGCGCATGACGGTCGAACTCCGGCCAGAGGGCGAAGGCTTTCTGCTGACGATGACTGACGACGGCCCCGGCGTTCCCGAAGAGGCGCTGCCGAAGCTATTCGAGCTCTTTTACCGCAGCGACCCGGCGCGCCGCGACCCGCGGCAGGGCAGCGGCCTGGGGCTCGCCATCGCGGCGAAGGCGATATCACGGATGGGCGGCGTCATCAGCGCGGAAAACGCCGCCGGCGGAGGGCTGGCGATTTTGATTTGGCTGCCCGGGAAGGGAGACGCACATGAGTAA
- a CDS encoding response regulator transcription factor, with protein MSKILIIEDDISITEIERDYLELNGFSVESAQDGTSGLARGLSGGFDLILLDLMLPGVDGFTVCRKLREKLDIPILMVTARQEDIDKIRGLGLGADDYIEKPFSPGVLVARVKAHLARYARLTQPSAAPAEITLGGVAVNTASRRVTVEGKETELKNKEYELLLFLMLNAERVFSREALYENIWGMEAMGDNSTVAVHINRLREKIEEDPGKPRYIQTVWGAGYRFKGQ; from the coding sequence ATGAGTAAAATTCTGATCATCGAGGACGACATTTCGATCACGGAGATCGAACGCGATTACCTTGAGCTGAACGGATTTTCCGTTGAAAGCGCCCAGGACGGCACGAGCGGCCTGGCCCGCGGACTTTCGGGCGGCTTCGACCTGATCCTGCTCGACCTTATGCTGCCCGGAGTCGACGGCTTTACTGTTTGCCGGAAGCTGCGGGAAAAGCTCGACATCCCCATCCTGATGGTGACCGCGCGGCAGGAGGACATCGATAAGATCCGCGGTCTGGGCCTCGGAGCCGACGACTACATTGAAAAGCCCTTCTCGCCCGGCGTGCTCGTGGCGCGCGTGAAGGCCCATCTGGCGCGCTACGCCCGCCTGACCCAGCCCTCGGCCGCGCCCGCGGAAATAACGCTTGGCGGCGTTGCGGTGAACACGGCCTCGCGGCGGGTGACGGTGGAGGGCAAAGAGACGGAACTGAAAAACAAAGAATATGAGCTGCTGCTCTTTTTGATGCTGAACGCGGAGCGAGTATTCAGCCGCGAGGCGCTTTACGAAAATATTTGGGGCATGGAGGCGATGGGCGACAACTCTACCGTGGCCGTCCATATCAACAGGCTGCGCGAAAAGATCGAAGAGGACCCGGGCAAACCGCGCTATATACAGACGGTTTGGGGCGCGGGCTACCGTTTTAAGGGGCAATGA